CAGCGGCAAGAGGACGCGACGAAAGAGCCGGAAGCCGGACGATCCCAGGTTCTGCGCCGCCTCTTCGAGCGACCGGTCGAGCGCCGAGAGCGCGGCCGCCGTGTTCAGCCAGATGAAGGGAAAGTAGTGGAGCGTCTGCACCATGATCACGCCCCAGAGCCCCTCCATGAACGGCACGGTCACGCCGAATCGCTCGAGGAGGAAGAGGTTGACCGTGCCGCTGCGCCCCAGGATCTGCTGGAACGCGACGGCCCCGACGAAGGGCGGGATGACGAGCGGCAGGAGTCCGAGCGTCGTCAGCAGCCCGCGCCCGGGGAAGCTGTAGCGGACCGTGAGCAGCGCCAGCGGCACCGCGATCAGGCTGCCCAGCGCCACCGCGAGCACGCCCGACACCAGCGTGTTAACGAGGGCCTCCCGGAAGAGCGGGCGCGCGAAGAAGGCGAGGAGCGGCGCCGCGGTCGGCCGGCCGTCCACCATGACCGCAACGGAAAGCACCTGGAGCAGCGGGTACACAATGCCCGCACCCAGCAGGAGGAGCAGGGACCACACCAGCGCGCTCTCGGCGCTCGGGCGCCGGGTCACGACATGCTGTTCGAGGTGAGACGTGGCCGAGCCGAAGGCGTGGCGGCTCGAGCTGAACGGCGAGGGCTCACCGCCAAGAGGCCAGCGCCTCCTGGCGTGTCGGGTGGATGCTCATGACCTTGATGAGGCGGGTCATCTCGAAGATGGCGCGAACGTCCTCCTGCAGGGTGCAGAGCCTGACGTCGCCCCCTGCGGCGCGCGCCTGCTTCATGGCGGCGACCAGGGCGCCCATGCCGGAGCTGTCGATGTAGCCGACGCCGCCCAAGTCCACCAGGAGGCGGGACTGCCCGCGGTCGATGAGACTCGCGAGCGTGCGCCTGACCGGGTCCACCGTGGCCATGTCGAGATCCCCGCGCGGCGCAACCACCGTCACCCCGTCCGCCTGCGTTACGTCGATGTCCATGGTCCTCCTTGAGTCACGGCTGGGGGTCACGGCTGGGCCCTCTTGGCGTCGGGTCCCCGGCCCTGGCGGTACTTGACCATGGTCCAGCGCGTGCCTCGCTCGCGGGCGACGTCGAACGAGAGGCTGTCGGCGATGGTCTTGACCAGGAAGAGCCCGTAGCCGCTGTCGGGCAAGGCGTCGAGATCGGGCGTCTCGTACCCGTCGGCGTCGAAGGGCTTGCCGAAGTCCTCGACCTCGATGACGAGCGAGTCGGCCGAGGAGCGGACCGAAACCTGGATGGGCTGGCCGCCCCGGCCTTCGTAGGCATGCTGGATGGAGTTCGCGCAGAGCTCGCCCACGGCCAGCAGGAGGTTGGACTGCTCCTGCTTCGGGACGCCGTGGTGGGCCAGCTCGTCGCGCAGCCACTTGCGCAGTCGCACGAGATGCTCGGCCTCGCTGGTCATGGAGAACGTGCTGCCGGCGGCCTTGGGCGTCACTTTGCTGTCACGCGGGCGGCAGGCGTACGGTTCGGGTCGAGCATCGCGCCGAACATGGTGCCGGTAAGAATAGCACGGAGACGGCGGGGCTTCTCAGGGCGCCTCCGGCCGGAGGCCGCATCGGGCACCAGGAAACCGTCACTGCGGCCGATCGAGCTCCTCGCGCACCTTGCGGGCGAGGGCGGCCGGGGTAAAGGGCTTCTGGAGAAGCGCGGTCCCCGGATCGAGCACGCCATGATGGACGATGGCGTTGTCCGTGTAGCCGGACATGTAGAGCACCTTGACGTCCGGTCGAAAGCGCTTGACTGCCTCTGCCAGAACGCGCCCGCTCATGTGGGGCATCACCACATCGGTGAGGAGGAGATGGATCGTGCCGTCCTGGCGCTCGGCGATGCGGAGCGCGTCCTCGACGTCCTGGCTTTCCAGCACCGTGTATCCGCTGCTCGCGAGGATGTCGCGCGTCAGGGCGCGAAGGTTGGCGTCGTCCTCGGCAAGCAGGACGACCTCGGTTCCTCGTCGCGCTGCCGCCTCTTCGGCCGCGACCGGAGCCGACTCGGAGGTCTCGGTTCTGGACAGGTAGACCCGTAAGGTCGTCCCGCTCCCCGGCTCGCTGTAGACGGTGATGTGGCCGCCGCTCTGCTTGACGATGCCGTAGGCCGTGGCGAGGCCGAGCCCCGTGCCCTTGCCGACCGCCTTCGTGGTGAAGAACGGCTCGAAGGCACGGGCGACGGTTGCCGCGTCCATCCCGACCCTGGTGTCGCTGATCGAGAGGACCTCGTACGGCCCCGGGGCCAGCTCGACCTGCTGCCGGGCGTAGGTCGGGTCCACGTCGACGTGGCGGGTTTCGAGCGTCAGCTGGCCACCCTCGGGCATCGCGTCCCGGGCGTTCACGGCCATGTTGAGAATCACTTGCTCGATCTGTCCAGGGTCTGCGGTGACATGGCCCAGTGCCGGGTCCAGGTCCATGATGACGTCCACGTCTTCCCCGAGCACGCGCTCGAGCAGTGTCCTCATCCCGGAGACGATCTCGTTGAGGTCGATCACCGCCGGCGCGAGAGTCTGCTTCCGGCTGAAGGCCAGGAGCTGACGCGTCAGGGCGGCGGCGCGGTCACCGGTTTGCTGGATGAGGAGCAGATCGCGCCGCATCGCGTGGCCTGCGGGGAGCTGGCTGAGCAGGAGGTACGAGCGCCCGCCGATCACCGTCAGGAGGTTGTTGAAGTCGTGGGCGATGCCGCCGGCCAGCCTCCCGATACCCTCCATCTTGACGGCCTGGCGCAGCTGCTCTTCGAGCTGCTTGCGCTCGGTGATGTCCACGAAGATCGCCATGCTGCCCGCCCGCTCACCCTGAGGGTCGAAGATGAATGCGCTCG
The DNA window shown above is from Candidatus Rokuibacteriota bacterium and carries:
- a CDS encoding ATP-binding protein, yielding MTPKAAGSTFSMTSEAEHLVRLRKWLRDELAHHGVPKQEQSNLLLAVGELCANSIQHAYEGRGGQPIQVSVRSSADSLVIEVEDFGKPFDADGYETPDLDALPDSGYGLFLVKTIADSLSFDVARERGTRWTMVKYRQGRGPDAKRAQP
- a CDS encoding STAS domain-containing protein, yielding MDIDVTQADGVTVVAPRGDLDMATVDPVRRTLASLIDRGQSRLLVDLGGVGYIDSSGMGALVAAMKQARAAGGDVRLCTLQEDVRAIFEMTRLIKVMSIHPTRQEALASWR
- a CDS encoding PAS domain S-box protein encodes the protein MTPLPEGIPQAALEAVANGVVITDAQGTILWVNAAFTRMTGYSSAEAIGQTPRLLKSGEHPPAFYRELWSTIASGKGWTGEMTNRRKDGSVYVEEQTITPVRDAGGNPAYFIAVKQDRTLRRRADGALRRSEERYRLLAENISDVIGLYDLGMNAVYVSPSVQQLRGFTPDEVIARPMIDQLAPGSRDLAMRVFREEMEIERSGRGDPARSRMLEFEMLCKDGTTVWTESKLTTVRDSSGSLTGVIGVSRDITERKRVEGTLRDTSQTLRTLIDASVLAIVALDRDGRVTLWNNAATRLFGWSAEEVLGRPLPTVPEDRRAEFEDGRVRSLTGEDVIYETQRRRKDGSLVDVLRSSAFIFDPQGERAGSMAIFVDITERKQLEEQLRQAVKMEGIGRLAGGIAHDFNNLLTVIGGRSYLLLSQLPAGHAMRRDLLLIQQTGDRAAALTRQLLAFSRKQTLAPAVIDLNEIVSGMRTLLERVLGEDVDVIMDLDPALGHVTADPGQIEQVILNMAVNARDAMPEGGQLTLETRHVDVDPTYARQQVELAPGPYEVLSISDTRVGMDAATVARAFEPFFTTKAVGKGTGLGLATAYGIVKQSGGHITVYSEPGSGTTLRVYLSRTETSESAPVAAEEAAARRGTEVVLLAEDDANLRALTRDILASSGYTVLESQDVEDALRIAERQDGTIHLLLTDVVMPHMSGRVLAEAVKRFRPDVKVLYMSGYTDNAIVHHGVLDPGTALLQKPFTPAALARKVREELDRPQ